In a genomic window of Nyctibius grandis isolate bNycGra1 chromosome 4, bNycGra1.pri, whole genome shotgun sequence:
- the MUC15 gene encoding mucin-15, with the protein MQPSCGMIFIFLLVRLQWNKSNTEGREITERNNRDNNQSIAQPNSHRVILPTTTAINPTVSHAASTAATAKKNVMKRMKMSSWPNSTPLRSTDSTTLSSNVTMISKGGINNSTTTFNRTPTSLATFTTMGDFPGVTKSAAATSISTETPSNSTVTYRTPSAAVLPGDNSSINPTTLFPTGITLTSPTVKQNSPTLNFNPTEQTTELNHNFSNPSTVSSNSNSASQEKTNIRVIVGVIVGAILVSILIGLIGYFICGKKRSDSFSHRRLYDDTRNDPVLHLDNSLGPHDTSFGCASDDKTSTADKAEEDNAGCPSDGIPMADMTPSHPSP; encoded by the exons ATGCAACCCTCCTGTGgaatgattttcatttttctgcttgtaaGGCTGCAATGGAACAAAAGTAATACTGAGGGCAGagaaataactgaaagaaataatagaGATAACAATCAGTCTATAGCGCAACCAAATTCACACAGAGTCATTCTGCCTACGACTACTGCCATAAATCCTACCGTCAGCCATGCTGCATCAACAGCAGccactgccaaaaaaaatgtaatgaaaagaaTGAAGATGAGCAGTTGGCCAAACAGCACACCCCTGAGGTCCACCGATAGCACCACTTTATCTTCAAATGTCACTATGATATCAAAAGGTGGAATAAATAACTCTACTACAACCTTCAACAGAACCCCAACGTCTTTAGCAACATTCACTACAATGGGTGACTTTCCTGGAGTGACCAAGAGCGCTGCAGCTACTTCTATTTCCACAGAGACACCAAGTAACTCTACGGTCACCTATCGTACCCCTTCGGCTGCAGTGCTCCCTGGTGATAACTCTTCAATCAACCCCACCACATTGTTCCCCACCGGTATCACTCTGACATCACCCACGGTGAAGCAGAACAGTCCTACACTGAACTTCAACCCCACTGAGCAGACAACAGAGCTGAATCATAATTTCAGCAACCCTTCTACTGTATCATCTAATTCAAATAGTGCCAGTCAAG AGAAAACCAACATAAGAGTAATAGTTGGTGTCATTGTAGGAGCCATTTTGGTATCTATATTAATTGGTCTGATTGGATATTTTATATGTGGTAAGAAAAGATCTGACTCATTTTCCCACAGACGGCTTTATGATGATACAAGGAATGACCCAG TTCTCCACTTAGACAACTCGCTTGGACCACACGATACGAGTTTTGGATGTGCGTCAGatgacaaaaccagcacagcagaCAAGGCAGAGGAAGACAATGCAGGGTGCCCGTCCGATGGCATTCCTATGGCTGACATGACACCATCCCACCCTTCACCGTAA